The proteins below come from a single Mycobacterium parmense genomic window:
- the hemQ gene encoding hydrogen peroxide-dependent heme synthase, which translates to MAKMDFDALNATIRYLMFSVFSVQPGALGAERDAVVDEATRFFKQQEERAVVVRGLYDVAGLRADADFMIWTHAEKVEALQATYADFRRTTALGRACSPVWSSVALHRPAEFNKSHIPAFLAGEEPGAYICVYPFVRSYEWYLLPDEERRRMLAEHGMAAREYKDVRANTVPAFALGDYEWLLAFEAPELHRIVDLMRELRATDARRHTREETPFFTGPRVGVEQLVNSLP; encoded by the coding sequence ATGGCCAAAATGGACTTCGACGCCCTCAACGCGACGATCCGCTACCTGATGTTCTCGGTGTTCTCCGTGCAACCCGGTGCCCTGGGCGCGGAGCGCGATGCCGTCGTCGACGAGGCGACCCGCTTCTTCAAGCAACAGGAGGAACGCGCAGTGGTGGTGCGCGGCCTCTACGACGTCGCGGGCCTGCGCGCCGATGCCGACTTCATGATCTGGACCCACGCCGAGAAAGTCGAAGCGCTGCAGGCGACTTACGCGGATTTCCGGCGCACCACCGCGCTGGGCCGCGCGTGCTCACCGGTGTGGAGCAGCGTGGCGTTGCACCGGCCCGCCGAGTTCAACAAGAGCCACATCCCGGCGTTCCTGGCCGGCGAGGAGCCGGGCGCCTACATCTGCGTCTACCCGTTCGTGCGGTCCTACGAGTGGTACCTGCTGCCCGACGAGGAGCGCCGCCGGATGCTCGCCGAGCATGGCATGGCCGCGCGCGAGTACAAGGACGTCCGGGCCAACACGGTGCCGGCGTTCGCGCTCGGCGACTACGAGTGGCTGCTCGCGTTCGAGGCCCCCGAATTGCACCGGATCGTCGACCTGATGCGGGAGCTGCGCGCCACCGACGCCCGGCGGCACACCCGTGAGGAGACGCCGTTCTTCACCGGTCCGCGGGTGGGCGTCGAGCAGCTGGTGAATTCGCTGCCATGA
- a CDS encoding protoporphyrinogen oxidase yields MSRSFCVVGGGISGLTAAYRLRSASGDADITVFEPAGRLGGVLRTEVVGDQPMDLGAEAFILRRPEVPALLTELNLSDRQRVSAGARPLIYSGDELHPLPTGTVVGIPSAAAQMAGLVDDATLARIDAEPGRPLDWRAGSDPAVAELVGDRFGEQVVARSVDPLLSGVYAGSAATIGVRAAAPTVAAALDRGAGSLTDAVRQALPPAGGGPVFGALDGGYRTLVDELVERSRLRWVRAAVRRLDRTDAAWELTDDTGARWLADAVVLAVPAPRFAPLVADVAPRSAAAASRVSSASSVVVALAVPGATPFPDCSGVLVATGERLRAKAITLSSRKWGAGGDTQLLRLSFGRFGDDLARTASDDELLAWARADLATVFGLDVEVVDARVQRWIEAMPQYGPGHAGLVAEVRAGLPPTLGVAGSYLDGIGVPACVGAAGRAVEALGMKVAR; encoded by the coding sequence ATGAGCAGGTCCTTTTGCGTTGTCGGCGGCGGTATTTCGGGACTGACGGCCGCGTACCGGCTCCGCTCGGCATCCGGCGACGCCGACATCACCGTTTTCGAGCCCGCCGGGCGGCTCGGCGGGGTTCTGCGCACCGAGGTCGTCGGCGACCAGCCGATGGACCTTGGCGCCGAGGCGTTCATCCTGCGCCGGCCCGAGGTGCCGGCGCTGCTGACTGAGCTGAATCTGTCTGATCGGCAACGGGTTTCGGCCGGCGCGCGACCGCTTATCTACAGCGGGGACGAGTTGCACCCGCTGCCCACCGGCACGGTGGTCGGGATTCCGTCGGCGGCGGCCCAAATGGCCGGGTTGGTCGACGATGCGACGCTCGCGCGCATCGACGCCGAGCCCGGGCGCCCGCTCGACTGGCGAGCCGGCAGCGATCCGGCGGTGGCCGAGCTGGTGGGCGACCGGTTCGGCGAGCAGGTCGTCGCGCGGTCGGTGGACCCGCTGCTTAGCGGGGTGTATGCGGGCTCGGCGGCGACGATCGGTGTGCGCGCGGCCGCCCCGACGGTGGCCGCGGCCCTGGACCGCGGCGCGGGCAGCCTGACCGACGCGGTGCGCCAGGCGCTGCCGCCGGCCGGGGGAGGCCCGGTGTTCGGCGCGCTCGACGGCGGTTATCGGACCCTGGTCGACGAGCTCGTCGAGCGCAGCCGGCTGCGCTGGGTGCGTGCCGCGGTTCGTCGGCTCGACCGCACCGACGCGGCGTGGGAGCTCACCGACGACACCGGCGCCCGGTGGCTCGCCGACGCGGTGGTGCTCGCTGTGCCGGCCCCGCGGTTCGCCCCGTTGGTCGCCGACGTCGCGCCGCGCAGCGCCGCCGCCGCGAGCCGGGTCAGCAGCGCCTCGTCGGTGGTGGTGGCGCTCGCCGTGCCGGGGGCTACGCCGTTCCCGGATTGTTCCGGCGTGCTGGTGGCCACCGGTGAGCGGCTGCGGGCCAAGGCGATCACGCTGTCCTCGCGCAAATGGGGCGCCGGCGGGGACACGCAGCTGCTGCGGCTGTCGTTCGGGCGTTTCGGTGACGACCTGGCCCGGACCGCCTCCGACGACGAGCTGCTGGCCTGGGCGCGCGCCGACCTGGCGACGGTGTTCGGGCTGGACGTCGAGGTGGTCGACGCGCGCGTGCAGCGCTGGATCGAGGCGATGCCGCAGTACGGGCCGGGGCACGCCGGCCTGGTCGCCGAGGTGCGGGCCGGCCTGCCGCCGACGCTGGGGGTGGCCGGCAGCTACCTCGACGGCATCGGCGTGCCGGCCTGCGTGGGGGCGGCGGGGCGCGCGGTCGAGGCCCTCGGAATGAAGGTGGCACGATAG
- the hemE gene encoding uroporphyrinogen decarboxylase, whose protein sequence is MDKPARARRDLPDSPYLAAVAGRKPRRVPVWFMRQAGRSLPEYRALRAQHNMLAACFDADLVCEITMQPVRRHDVDAAILFSDIVVPLLGAGVDLDIVPNVGPVIAAPVRTASDVEAMKTLDSQRVQPVADAVKLLVSALGDVPLIGFAGAPFTLASYLIEGGPSRHHARTKAMMLAEPATWHALMEKLTEITVGFLRVQLEAGVDAIQVFDSWAGALSLADYHTYVQPHSARVFGALARYGVPMTHFGVGTAELLGAMSAVLKPAAAAVVGVDWRTGLADAAARVAPGTALQGNLDPVVLFAGWPAIERAARAVVDDGRRAVDAGAAGHVFNLGHGVLPETDPGVLTDVVSLVHSL, encoded by the coding sequence ATGGATAAGCCTGCGCGCGCTCGCCGTGACCTCCCCGACTCCCCGTACCTGGCCGCCGTTGCCGGCCGCAAACCCCGGCGGGTTCCGGTGTGGTTCATGCGGCAGGCCGGTCGTTCGCTGCCGGAGTACCGGGCGCTGCGGGCCCAGCACAACATGCTGGCGGCGTGCTTCGACGCCGATTTGGTCTGTGAGATCACCATGCAGCCGGTGCGTCGCCACGACGTCGACGCCGCGATCCTGTTCTCCGACATCGTGGTGCCGCTGCTGGGCGCCGGCGTCGACCTGGACATAGTCCCCAACGTGGGTCCGGTCATCGCCGCACCGGTCCGCACCGCGTCCGACGTCGAGGCGATGAAAACCCTTGATTCCCAACGGGTTCAGCCCGTCGCCGACGCCGTGAAGCTGCTGGTGTCCGCGCTCGGCGACGTCCCGCTGATCGGGTTCGCGGGCGCGCCGTTCACGCTGGCTTCCTATCTGATCGAGGGCGGACCCAGCCGCCACCATGCCCGTACCAAGGCGATGATGCTCGCCGAACCGGCCACCTGGCACGCGCTGATGGAGAAGCTCACCGAAATCACCGTCGGCTTCCTGCGGGTCCAGCTCGAGGCCGGAGTGGACGCCATCCAGGTGTTCGACTCGTGGGCGGGCGCGCTGTCGCTGGCCGACTACCACACCTACGTGCAGCCGCACAGCGCCCGGGTGTTCGGCGCGCTGGCCCGGTACGGCGTCCCGATGACCCATTTCGGGGTCGGCACCGCCGAGCTGCTGGGCGCGATGTCGGCCGTGCTCAAGCCGGCGGCGGCCGCGGTGGTCGGCGTGGACTGGCGCACCGGCCTCGCCGACGCCGCCGCCCGGGTGGCGCCCGGCACGGCGTTGCAGGGCAACCTCGATCCGGTGGTCTTGTTCGCGGGCTGGCCGGCGATCGAGCGCGCCGCGCGCGCCGTGGTCGACGACGGGCGCCGCGCCGTCGACGCGGGGGCGGCCGGCCACGTCTTCAATCTCGGGCACGGCGTCCTGCCGGAAACCGACCCGGGTGTGCTGACCGATGTGGTGTCGCTGGTCCACTCGCTATGA
- a CDS encoding DUF3000 domain-containing protein → MTRTCDDAVRSKDEERRLTSAEPAPFREAVAAMNAVTVRPEIELGPIRPPQRLAPHSYALGAEVKHPDLEIVPERSEGDAFGRLILLYDPEGADAWDGTLRLVAYIQADLDSSEAVDPLLPEVAWSWLVDALQSHAANTTALGGTVTATTSVRYGDISGPPRAHQLELRASWTATTPDVGAHVQAFCEVLEHAAGLPPSGVTDLSSRSRA, encoded by the coding sequence GTGACCCGCACCTGCGACGATGCGGTGCGAAGCAAGGACGAGGAGCGTCGCTTGACCTCAGCAGAGCCGGCCCCATTCCGCGAGGCGGTCGCGGCGATGAACGCCGTGACCGTGCGGCCGGAGATCGAGCTGGGCCCGATCCGCCCCCCGCAGCGGCTGGCGCCCCACAGTTACGCGCTGGGCGCCGAGGTCAAGCACCCCGACCTCGAGATCGTCCCCGAGCGCTCCGAGGGCGACGCGTTCGGTCGCCTGATCCTGCTCTACGACCCGGAGGGCGCCGACGCCTGGGACGGCACCCTGCGCCTGGTCGCCTACATCCAGGCCGACCTCGACTCCAGCGAGGCCGTCGACCCGCTGCTGCCAGAGGTGGCGTGGAGCTGGCTGGTCGACGCGCTGCAGTCGCACGCCGCCAACACCACCGCCCTGGGCGGCACCGTCACCGCCACCACGTCGGTGCGCTACGGCGACATCTCCGGACCGCCGCGCGCCCACCAGCTCGAGCTGCGCGCGTCCTGGACCGCGACCACCCCCGACGTCGGCGCCCACGTCCAGGCGTTCTGCGAGGTGCTGGAACACGCCGCGGGCCTGCCGCCCTCCGGCGTCACCGACCTGAGTTCGCGGTCACGCGCCTGA
- a CDS encoding ribonuclease D: MGEPSAPGPGSPAPDDTEPEPTPLLRPAEGIPDLSVSVHEIEAAAQMLSRGRGPFAVDAERASGFRYSNRAYLIQIRRAGAGTVLIDPVSHGADPLVALRPVAEVLGEDEWILHAADQDLPCLAEVGMRPPALYDTELAGRLAGFDRVNLATMVERLLGFGLAKGHGAADWSKRPLPAEWLNYAALDVEELIELRAAVADVLAGQGKTDWAAQEFDYLRTAGAREVTAAARRDRWRRTSGIHRVRDRRALAAVRELWLARDRVAQRRDVAPRRVLPDSAIIDAATTDPQTVEDLVALPVFGGRNQRRSAAMWFEALETARRNHDLPEDSEPPNGPPPPARWGRRKPEAAARLEAARAALAEVSARVGVPTENMVSPDLVRRLCWDWEPAPDPVEAVENFLLAGQARPWQRQLVVPALARALQPPADTDVDTGTDAG, encoded by the coding sequence ATGGGCGAACCGTCGGCCCCCGGGCCCGGCAGCCCCGCGCCCGACGACACCGAACCGGAGCCCACTCCGCTCCTGCGTCCGGCCGAAGGCATCCCCGACCTCTCGGTGAGCGTCCACGAGATCGAGGCGGCCGCGCAGATGCTGAGCCGCGGGCGCGGACCGTTCGCCGTGGACGCCGAGCGGGCCTCGGGCTTTCGCTACTCCAACCGCGCGTACCTGATCCAGATCCGCCGGGCCGGCGCCGGCACCGTGCTCATCGACCCGGTCAGCCACGGCGCCGACCCGCTGGTGGCGCTGCGGCCCGTCGCCGAGGTGCTCGGCGAGGACGAATGGATCCTGCACGCCGCCGACCAGGACCTGCCGTGCCTGGCCGAGGTCGGCATGCGGCCGCCCGCGCTCTATGACACCGAGCTCGCCGGGCGGCTGGCCGGGTTCGACCGGGTCAACCTGGCGACCATGGTCGAGCGGCTGCTGGGTTTCGGACTCGCCAAGGGCCACGGCGCGGCCGACTGGTCCAAGCGGCCGCTGCCCGCGGAGTGGCTCAACTACGCGGCCCTGGACGTCGAGGAGCTCATCGAGCTGCGCGCCGCGGTCGCCGACGTGCTGGCCGGGCAGGGCAAAACAGATTGGGCCGCACAGGAATTCGACTATCTGCGCACTGCCGGAGCCCGGGAGGTGACGGCCGCCGCGCGGCGCGACCGCTGGCGGCGGACCTCGGGCATCCACCGGGTCCGCGACCGGCGGGCGCTGGCCGCCGTCCGCGAGCTGTGGCTGGCCCGCGACCGCGTCGCCCAGCGCCGCGACGTCGCCCCGCGCCGCGTGCTGCCCGACTCGGCGATCATCGACGCGGCCACCACCGATCCGCAGACGGTCGAGGACCTCGTCGCGCTGCCGGTCTTCGGCGGGCGCAACCAGCGGCGCAGCGCCGCGATGTGGTTCGAGGCGCTCGAGACGGCCCGCCGCAACCACGACCTGCCCGAGGACTCCGAGCCCCCCAACGGGCCGCCGCCGCCGGCGCGGTGGGGCAGGCGAAAGCCCGAGGCGGCCGCCCGGCTCGAGGCGGCGCGGGCGGCGCTGGCCGAGGTGTCGGCGCGGGTCGGGGTCCCCACGGAGAACATGGTGTCTCCCGACCTGGTACGACGGCTGTGCTGGGACTGGGAGCCCGCGCCGGATCCCGTCGAGGCGGTCGAGAACTTCCTGTTGGCCGGGCAGGCGCGGCCCTGGCAGCGGCAACTCGTGGTGCCCGCACTGGCGCGGGCGTTGCAGCCGCCGGCCGACACCGACGTCGACACCGGGACCGACGCCGGCTAA
- the dxs gene encoding 1-deoxy-D-xylulose-5-phosphate synthase, whose protein sequence is MLEQIRGPADLQHLSQQQLRELAAEIREFLIHKVAATGGHLGPNLGVVELTLALHRVFDSPHDPIIFDTGHQAYVHKMLTGRSQDFESLRKKGGLSGYPSRAESEHDWVESSHASAALSYADGLAKAFELTGHRNRHVVAVVGDGALTGGMCWEALNNIAASRRPVIIVVNDNGRSYAPTIGGVADHLASLRLQPVYEQALERGREALRAMPLFGKIAYRFMHSVKAGIKDSLAPQLLFTDLGLKYVGPVDGHDERAVEGALRHARGFGRPVIVHVVTRKGMGYAPAEDDEAEQMHSCGVIDPVTGQATKIAGPGWTATFSDALIGYARKRRDVVAITAAMPGPTGLTPFGERFPDRLFDVGIAEQHAMTSAAGLAMGGMHPVVAIYSTFLNRAFDQIMMDVALHKLPVTMVLDRAGITGSDGASHNGMWDLSILGVVPGMRVAAPRDAARLREELGEALDVDDGPTALRFPKGDVGEDIPALERRGSGVSGVDVLALPASGSSHDVLLIGVGAFASMALAVAKRLHNQGIGVTVIDPRWVLPVSAGVVELAAQHKLVVTVEDNGVSGGVGSAVSAALRRADVDVPCRDVGLPQEFYAHASRGELLADLGLTDQDIARRVTGWVAALGSADSEAEIREHLD, encoded by the coding sequence ATGCTGGAACAGATCCGCGGGCCCGCTGATCTGCAGCACCTTTCACAGCAGCAGCTTCGCGAACTGGCCGCCGAGATTCGCGAGTTTCTGATCCACAAGGTTGCTGCCACGGGGGGACACCTGGGGCCCAACCTCGGCGTGGTCGAGCTGACGCTGGCGCTGCACCGCGTCTTCGACTCGCCGCACGACCCGATCATCTTCGACACCGGTCACCAGGCCTACGTCCACAAGATGCTGACCGGGCGCAGCCAGGACTTCGAGAGCCTGCGCAAGAAGGGCGGCCTGTCGGGGTATCCGTCGCGGGCCGAGAGCGAGCACGACTGGGTGGAGTCCAGCCACGCCAGCGCCGCCTTGTCCTATGCCGACGGGCTGGCCAAGGCCTTCGAGTTGACCGGTCACCGCAACCGGCACGTGGTCGCGGTGGTGGGCGACGGGGCGCTCACCGGCGGCATGTGCTGGGAGGCGCTGAACAACATCGCCGCGTCGCGCCGCCCGGTGATCATCGTGGTCAACGACAACGGCCGCAGCTACGCGCCCACCATCGGTGGCGTCGCCGACCACCTGGCCTCGCTGCGGCTGCAGCCGGTCTACGAGCAGGCCCTGGAGCGGGGCCGCGAGGCGCTGCGCGCGATGCCGCTGTTCGGCAAGATCGCCTACCGCTTCATGCACAGCGTCAAGGCGGGCATCAAGGACTCGCTGGCGCCGCAGTTGCTGTTCACCGACCTGGGGCTGAAGTACGTCGGGCCGGTCGACGGCCACGACGAGCGCGCCGTCGAGGGCGCGTTGCGTCACGCCCGCGGCTTCGGCCGCCCGGTGATCGTGCACGTCGTCACCCGCAAGGGCATGGGGTATGCGCCGGCGGAGGACGACGAGGCCGAGCAGATGCATTCGTGCGGCGTGATCGACCCGGTCACCGGCCAGGCCACCAAGATCGCCGGACCGGGGTGGACGGCGACCTTCTCCGATGCGCTGATCGGCTACGCGCGCAAGCGCCGCGACGTGGTGGCGATCACCGCGGCGATGCCGGGCCCCACCGGGCTGACGCCGTTCGGGGAGCGTTTCCCGGACCGCCTGTTCGACGTCGGGATCGCCGAGCAGCACGCGATGACGTCGGCGGCGGGCCTCGCGATGGGCGGCATGCACCCGGTGGTGGCGATCTATTCGACGTTCCTCAACCGGGCCTTCGACCAGATCATGATGGACGTGGCGCTGCACAAGCTGCCCGTCACGATGGTGCTCGACCGGGCCGGAATCACCGGCTCGGACGGCGCCAGCCACAACGGCATGTGGGACCTGTCGATCCTGGGCGTGGTGCCGGGCATGCGGGTGGCCGCGCCCCGCGACGCCGCCCGGCTGCGCGAGGAACTGGGCGAGGCGCTCGACGTCGACGACGGTCCGACGGCGCTGCGTTTCCCCAAAGGTGATGTGGGAGAAGACATTCCGGCGCTGGAACGCCGCGGGTCTGGCGTCTCGGGCGTGGACGTGCTGGCGCTGCCGGCCAGCGGGTCCAGCCACGACGTGCTGCTCATCGGGGTGGGCGCGTTCGCGTCGATGGCGCTGGCGGTGGCCAAGCGGCTGCACAACCAGGGCATCGGCGTGACGGTGATCGACCCGCGCTGGGTGCTGCCGGTGTCCGCCGGCGTCGTGGAGCTGGCGGCCCAGCACAAGCTGGTCGTCACGGTCGAGGACAACGGGGTCAGCGGCGGGGTGGGGTCGGCCGTGTCGGCGGCCCTGCGGCGCGCGGACGTCGACGTGCCGTGCCGCGACGTCGGGCTGCCGCAGGAGTTCTACGCCCACGCCTCGCGCGGTGAGCTGCTGGCCGACCTGGGGCTCACCGACCAGGACATCGCCCGCCGCGTCACCGGTTGGGTGGCCGCGCTGGGCAGCGCCGACTCCGAAGCGGAGATCCGCGAGCACCTGGATTAG
- a CDS encoding CBS domain-containing protein — protein MRAEQIAEEFPVVSIDANALDAARMLAEHRLPGLLVTDAGGNPCAVLPASQVVRFILPRYVQDDPSLAGVLNESVADRCAEKLSGKKVRDVLPDHLVDIPPAKADDTIIEVAALMARLRSPLIAVVKEGRLIGVVTASRLLGAALEH, from the coding sequence ATGCGTGCCGAGCAGATCGCCGAAGAATTCCCGGTCGTCAGCATCGATGCCAACGCGCTCGACGCTGCCCGCATGCTCGCCGAGCACCGGTTGCCCGGCCTGCTGGTCACCGACGCCGGGGGCAATCCCTGCGCGGTGCTGCCCGCCTCCCAGGTCGTCCGGTTCATCCTTCCGCGCTACGTGCAGGACGATCCGTCGCTGGCCGGTGTGCTCAACGAGTCGGTGGCCGACCGCTGCGCGGAGAAGCTGAGCGGCAAGAAGGTTCGCGACGTGCTGCCGGACCATCTGGTCGACATCCCGCCGGCCAAGGCCGACGACACCATCATCGAGGTCGCGGCGCTCATGGCGCGGCTGCGCAGCCCCCTGATCGCGGTGGTCAAGGAGGGCAGGCTGATCGGGGTGGTGACCGCATCGCGCCTGCTCGGGGCGGCGTTGGAGCATTGA
- a CDS encoding ArsB/NhaD family transporter — translation MSVVAIAVFAVAYVLIASDRINKTLVALAGAAIVVMLPIITSDDIFYSHDTGIDWDVIFLLFGMMIIVSVLRQTGVFEYVAIWSAKRARGSPLRVMILLVLVTAVASALLDNVTTVLLVGPVTLLVCERLEIKAAPFLMAEAFASNIGGTATLVGDPPNIIIASKGGVTFNDFLIHLAPIVVIVIAVLIAMLPRLFPGAFTVDPERVADVMSLEEKEAIRDPGLLIKCGVVLVAVFAAFIAHSALHMDPSVVALLGAGILIVLSRLEHSDYLSSVEWDTLLFFAGLFVMVGALVKTGVVKQLAHVAITATGGNTVVATMVILAASLVISGVVNNVPYAATMAPIVGDLAPALTDHINPGVLWWALALGTDFGGNLTAVGASANVVVLGIAARSDNPITFWEFTRKGMVVTAVSLVLSAVYLWLRYLMA, via the coding sequence ATGAGCGTCGTCGCGATCGCGGTGTTCGCGGTCGCCTACGTCCTGATCGCCAGCGACCGCATCAACAAGACACTGGTCGCCCTCGCGGGCGCCGCGATCGTGGTGATGCTGCCGATCATCACCTCCGACGACATCTTCTACTCACACGACACCGGCATCGACTGGGACGTCATCTTCCTGCTGTTCGGCATGATGATCATCGTCAGCGTGCTGCGCCAGACCGGCGTGTTCGAGTATGTGGCCATCTGGTCGGCCAAACGCGCCCGCGGCTCGCCGCTGCGCGTGATGATCCTGCTCGTCCTGGTCACCGCCGTCGCCTCGGCCCTGTTGGACAACGTCACCACGGTGCTGCTGGTGGGCCCGGTGACGCTGCTGGTGTGCGAACGCCTGGAGATCAAAGCCGCGCCGTTTCTGATGGCCGAGGCGTTCGCCTCGAACATCGGCGGCACGGCGACGCTGGTCGGCGACCCGCCCAACATCATCATCGCCAGCAAGGGCGGCGTGACTTTCAACGACTTCCTGATCCACCTGGCGCCGATCGTCGTCATCGTGATCGCCGTCCTGATCGCGATGCTGCCACGGCTGTTCCCCGGGGCGTTCACCGTGGACCCCGAGCGGGTCGCCGACGTCATGTCGCTGGAGGAAAAGGAAGCCATTCGCGATCCCGGGCTGCTCATCAAGTGCGGGGTGGTGCTGGTGGCGGTGTTCGCGGCCTTCATCGCCCACTCGGCGCTGCACATGGACCCGTCGGTGGTGGCGCTGCTGGGCGCCGGCATCCTGATCGTGCTGTCCCGGCTGGAGCACTCCGACTACCTGTCCAGCGTCGAATGGGACACGCTGCTGTTCTTCGCCGGACTGTTCGTCATGGTCGGCGCCCTGGTGAAGACGGGCGTCGTCAAACAACTTGCGCACGTGGCGATCACCGCCACCGGCGGCAACACCGTGGTCGCGACCATGGTGATCCTGGCGGCGTCCCTGGTGATCAGCGGCGTGGTCAACAACGTCCCCTACGCCGCGACCATGGCGCCGATCGTCGGCGACCTGGCCCCGGCCCTGACCGACCACATCAACCCGGGCGTCCTGTGGTGGGCGTTGGCCCTGGGCACCGACTTCGGCGGCAACCTGACCGCGGTCGGCGCCAGCGCCAACGTCGTCGTCCTGGGCATCGCCGCGCGCTCCGACAACCCCATCACCTTCTGGGAGTTCACCCGCAAGGGCATGGTGGTAACGGCGGTCTCGCTGGTGCTCTCCGCCGTCTACCTCTGGCTGCGTTACCTCATGGCCTGA
- a CDS encoding class I SAM-dependent RNA methyltransferase, protein MTLLTGDPANGGSCVAHHEGRVVFVRYALPGERVRVRVTADRGSYWHAEVLEVLEPAPERTGSLCPIAGVDGAGCCDLAFATPEAARSLKARVVANQLERLGGYRWSGEAEAVADGGPTGWRTRVRLDVGADRRPGFHRYHSDDLVTDLRCAQLPAGMLAGLGEAGWPAGAQLHVVVDDAGARHVVRTLRQGRRTVTDVVEGDYEAVQRVGARTWRVPVTAFWQAHRGAAGVYSDLVAEWAQPQAGMTAWDLYGGAGVFAAALGEAVGESGRVLSVDTSRASTRAARAALADLPQVDVVTDSVRRALAAPRAAAADVAVLDPPRAGAGREVVDLLAAAGVPRVVHIGCEAASFARDIGLYLGHGYTVAQLRVFDAFPLTHHAECVALLTRQAMR, encoded by the coding sequence CTGACCCTGCTCACCGGAGATCCGGCGAACGGCGGCAGCTGCGTCGCCCACCATGAGGGCCGGGTGGTGTTCGTCCGCTACGCGCTGCCCGGGGAGCGGGTGCGGGTGCGGGTCACCGCCGATCGCGGATCCTATTGGCACGCAGAGGTCCTCGAGGTGCTCGAGCCGGCGCCGGAGCGCACCGGGTCGCTGTGCCCGATCGCCGGGGTGGACGGCGCCGGCTGCTGCGACCTGGCGTTCGCCACTCCCGAGGCGGCGCGGTCGCTCAAGGCCCGCGTCGTGGCCAACCAGCTGGAGCGGCTGGGCGGATACCGCTGGAGCGGCGAGGCCGAAGCGGTCGCGGACGGCGGGCCGACCGGCTGGCGCACCCGGGTGCGGCTGGACGTGGGCGCGGACCGCCGGCCGGGCTTTCACCGTTATCACAGCGACGATCTGGTGACCGACCTGCGCTGCGCGCAGCTGCCGGCCGGGATGCTCGCCGGGCTGGGCGAGGCCGGCTGGCCGGCCGGTGCGCAATTGCACGTGGTCGTCGACGACGCCGGCGCGCGCCACGTGGTCCGCACCCTGCGGCAGGGCAGGCGCACGGTGACCGACGTGGTGGAGGGTGACTACGAGGCCGTGCAGCGGGTGGGCGCGCGCACGTGGCGGGTTCCGGTCACCGCGTTTTGGCAGGCGCACCGCGGTGCGGCGGGCGTCTACAGCGACCTGGTCGCCGAGTGGGCGCAGCCGCAAGCCGGCATGACCGCGTGGGACCTCTACGGCGGCGCGGGCGTCTTCGCCGCGGCGCTCGGCGAGGCGGTGGGGGAGTCCGGGCGGGTGTTGAGCGTCGACACCTCGCGCGCGTCGACGCGGGCCGCCCGGGCCGCGCTGGCCGACCTGCCGCAGGTGGACGTCGTCACCGACTCGGTGCGCCGGGCGCTGGCCGCGCCGCGGGCCGCTGCCGCCGACGTGGCGGTGCTGGACCCGCCGCGCGCGGGCGCCGGGCGCGAGGTCGTCGACCTGCTGGCCGCCGCCGGCGTGCCCCGGGTGGTCCACATCGGTTGCGAGGCAGCCTCTTTCGCTCGCGATATCGGCCTCTACCTCGGCCACGGCTACACCGTGGCGCAGCTGAGGGTGTTCGACGCCTTCCCGCTGACCCACCACGCCGAGTGCGTCGCGCTGCTGACCCGTCAGGCCATGAGGTAA